A window of Cygnus atratus isolate AKBS03 ecotype Queensland, Australia chromosome 24, CAtr_DNAZoo_HiC_assembly, whole genome shotgun sequence contains these coding sequences:
- the LOC118259523 gene encoding cryptochrome-1-like: MPRRTIHLFRKGLRLHDNPALLAALESSEVVYPVYILDRKFMTSVMHIGALRWHFLLQSLEDLQKNLCRLGSRLLVIQGEYELVVRDHVQKWNITQVTLDAEMEPFYKEMEANIRCLGEELGFKVLSVVGHSLYDTKRILDLNDGAPPLTYKRFLHILSLLGDPEAPVRNLTAEDFQRCRPPDLDLAECYRVPLPADLKIPPESISPWRGGETEGLQRLEQHLADQGWVANFTKPRTILNSLLPSTTGLSPYFSMGCVSVRTFFYRLSNIYAQAKHHSLPPVSLQGQLLWREFFYTVASATPNFTKMAGNPICLQISWYEDAERLHKWKTAQTGFPWIDAIMTQLRQEGWIHHLARHAAACFLTRGDLWISWEEGMKVFEELLLDADYSINAGNWMWLSASAFFHQYTRIFCPVRFGKRTDPEGQYIRKYLPVLKNFPSKYIYEPWTASEEEQKQAGCIIGKDYPFPMVDHKEASDRNLQLMKHIREEQYRTAQLTRDDTDDPMAMKLKRDHSEENVTKAKAARMTEQT; encoded by the exons ATGCCGCGCCGCACCATCCATCTCTTCCGGAAGGGGCTGCGGCTGCACGACAACCCGGCGCTGCTGGCCGCGCTCGAGTCCTCGGAGGTCGTCTACCCAGTCTACATCTTGGACAGAAAGTTCATGACGTCCGTGATGCACATAGGGGCCCTGCGATGGCACTTTCTGCTGCAGTCCCTGGAGGATTTGCAGAAAAACTTGTGTCGGCTGGGCTCTCGCTTGCTGGTTATTCAAGGAGAGTATGAACTCGTTGTTAGAGATCACGTCCAGAAGTGGAACATCACACAAGTGACTCTGGATGCGGAGATGGAGCCGTTTTACAAGGAGATGGAAGCCAACATACGGTGTCTGGGAGAAGAGCTGGGGTTCAAGGTGCTTTCTGTGGTGGGCCACAGCCTTTATGATACCAAACG GATTTTGGACCTGAATGATGGGGCTCCCCCATTAACATACAAGAGGTTCCTTCACATTCTGTCTCTGCTTGGGGATCCTGAGGCGCCTGTCCGAAACCTTACAGCTGAAGACTTCCA GAGGTGTAGGCCCCCTGACCTGGACCTGGCTGAGTGTTACAGGGTGCCTCTCCCCGCGGATTTGAAGATTCCCCCTGAGAGCATCTCCCcctggagaggaggggagacTGAAGGGCTGCAGCGCCTGGAGCAACACCTGGCTGACCAG ggCTGGGTGGCAAATTTTACTAAACCGAGAACAATACTGAATTCACTGCTTCCAAGTACCACAGGCCTGAGCCCCTATTTCAGCATGGGTTGTGTGTCAGTTCGCACCTTTTTTTATAGGTTGTCAAACATTTACGctcag GCCAAGCATCACTCTCTGCCACCAGTATCACTCCAAGGGCAGCTTCTGTGGAGGGAGTTCTTCTATACGGTAGCATCAGCAACACCAAACTTCACCAAAATGGCTGGGAACCCCATCTGCCTTCAGATCAGTTGGTATGAAGATGCAGAGAGGCTCCACAAATGGAAAACG GCACAGACGGGCTTCCCTTGGATCGATGCGATTATGACCCAGCTGCGCCAGGAGGGCTGGATCCATCACCTTGCCCGGCACGCTGCCGCCTGCTTCCTGACACGTGGGGACCTTTGGATCAGCTGGGAAGAGGGCATGAAG GTGTTTGAAGAGCTGCTTTTAGATGCTGACTACAGCATCAACGCGGGGAACTGGATGTGGCTGTCGGCCAGCGCGTTCTTCCACCAGTACACGCGTATCTTCTGCCCCGTCCGCTTTGGGAAGCGCACGGACCCTGAGGGACAGTACATACG GAAGTACTTACCTGTCCTAAAGAACTTTCCTTCCAAATACATCTATGAGCCCTGGACAGCCTCTGAAGAGGAGCAGAAGCAAGCAGGATGTATCATAG GTAAAGACTACCCCTTCCCAATGGTGGACCACAAGGAAGCCAGCGATCGCAACCTGCAGCTGATGAAGCACATCAGAGAGGAACAGTACAGAACAGCCCAGCTCACGAGAG ATGACACAGATGACCCAATGGCAATGAAGCTGAAGCGTGACcactctgaagaaaatgtaacaaaGGCAAAAGCAGCCAGGATGACAGAGCAAACCTAG